A genomic region of Sciurus carolinensis chromosome 7, mSciCar1.2, whole genome shotgun sequence contains the following coding sequences:
- the LOC124989402 gene encoding putative vomeronasal receptor-like protein 4, whose translation MVLNLTKGTIVKFATGLGIVGNIFVLMKYICLFRSAVKSVELILIHLTFTNIITLLTKVMIMMIYRFVLINLMDDVGCNILIYLNRVTWGLSICTNSLLTVVQAITISPRTFRWRRLQPRSAWNILPLLFFFWILNSLISMNLPFYIKHVNSLKTSNISKNNDYYYFESENRIIRWIFIVLMVLCDTVLQGVMGWTSGYMVFLLHKHHQHVLYLQTSKLLYRIPPEMNAAQSVLLLMLCFLFFYWTDCFTSLYLTFSLGTDSITNGLHEFLTIGYAIVSPFLQIHREGHFTTCWFAQ comes from the coding sequence ATGGTTTTGAATCTTACCAAGGGAACAATCGTCAAGTTTGCAACAGGACTTGGCATTGTGGGGAACATCTTTGTCCTTATGAAATATATATGCTTGTTTAGAAGCGCTGTGAAATCTGTAGAACTTATTCTCATCCATTTGACTTTTACAAATATCATAACACTTCTTACAAaagtaatgataatgatgatataCAGATTTGTTTTAATAAACCTCATGGATGATGTAGGCTGTAACATTTTGATTTACCTCAATAGGGTGACATGGGGCCTGTCCATCTGCACCAACAGTCTCCTCACAGTGGTCCAGGCCATCACCATCAGTCCCAGAACCTTCAGGTGGAgaaggctgcagcccaggtctgcCTGGAACATCCTTCCCTTGTTGTTCTTCTTCTGGATTCTCAATTCCTTGATAAGCATGAACTTACCATTTTACATCAAACATGTCAACAGCCTGAAAACCTCAAATATCAGTAAAAACAATGACTACTATTATTTTGAATCAGAAAACAGGATAATCAGAtggatttttattgttctcatggtcCTTTGTGATACTGTGCTCCAGGGTGTCATGGGCTGGACCAGTGGCTACATGGTGTTCCTCCTCCACAAGCACCACCAGCATGTCCTCTACCTGCAGACCTCCAAGCTCCTCTACAGAATTCCCCCTGAGATGAATGCTGCTCAAAGTGTTCTCCTTCTGatgctctgttttctcttcttctattggacagattgttttacttctttatatttaACTTTCTCATTAGGGACAGATTCCATTACAAATGGTCTTCATGAATTTCTCACCATTGGTTATGCAATTGTGAGCCCATTTTTGCAGATTCACAGAGAGGGACACTTCACTACTTGTTGGTTTGCTCAGTGA